A portion of the Caenorhabditis elegans chromosome III genome contains these proteins:
- the F44B9.2 gene encoding uncharacterized protein (Confirmed by transcript evidence): MADDEDDIVWIREDTAQSSVPTSPTTPATIIEAAPVLSDAFDKPILKSVETISVSNGPPEVTISAPPPTPPAAPLAPQITPMVLSTVPDAAPAQDIPALILAALAPEPVPEPEPEVEAKQNVIVEKENEIKDQQQNDQLSAKLDPKTPNSVDDNSMSFDISECERKFNTAIREANDILEDFDKKSKQVAENTKFVAKELAELAADAPRVFQKTIEDHSQVPEISELPSGGLPKNVESVLIGEGILEEITGTLVLPTGQVLVTDERVGILLFNLEGDVLAKINPADFRKLWSPVYHKEHILVLADAKNAENHWSRHVIKFTCQLEYVAKIECPSWLAECTILRERLSIAHNDHLYLCVCGEIFSGIYELTPIGQWTELEYKLSEAYIDMLAFATIGPITQLLVVEGRRNYVLLVSVRESRIVDRKRMAICERPGALAKDEAGRLFVSNRFSASIQLVDTMRWVSEKNVAITEAFVRHFTACWGLLAIPLKNAVRLQRYSFRSLR, translated from the exons atGGCTGACGATGAAGATGATATAGTTTGGATTCGTGAAGATACAGCTCAATCATCAGTTCCAACATCTCCAACAACTCCAGCAACTATCATTGAAGCTGCACCTGTATTGAGTGATGCATTTGATAAACCAATTCTAAAATCAGTTGAAACTATTTCTGTATCAAATGGACCACCTGAAGTCACAATCAGTGCTCCACCACCAACTCCTCCAGCTGCTCCATTAGCCCCACAGATAACTCCAATGGTGCTTTCAACAGTTCCAGATGCAGCTCCTGCTCAGGATATTCCAGCTTTAATTTTAGCTGCACTTGCACCAGAACCAGTTCCAGAACCCGAACCAGAAGTTGAGGCTAAGCAGAATGTAATagtggaaaaagaaaatgagattaAAGATCAACAACAAAATGATCAACTCTCCGCAAAGTTGGatccaaaaactccaaattcaGTTGATGATAACAGCATGAGTTTTGATATCA gtgaatGTGAGCGAAAATTCAACACCGCCATCCGAGAGGCAAATGATATTCTAGAggatttcgataaaaaatcaaaacaagtTGCTGAAAATACTAAATTCGTTGCAAAGGA ATTGGCCGAGCTCGCCGCAGATGCCCCAAGAGTGTTCCAGAAGACAATTGAAGATCATTCTCAAGTTCCAGAGATATCAGAATTACCGAGTGGAGG TCTTCCCAAAAATGTCGAATCTGTATTGATTGGGGAAGGGATTTTGGAAGAAATCACAGGAACACTTGTACTTCCAACTGGACAAGTCTTAGTAACAGATGAGCGTGTTGGAATTCTATTATTCAATTTGGAAGGAGATGTTCTGGCTAAG ATCAACCCAGCAGATTTCCGTAAACTATGGAGTCCAGTTTATCATAAGGAACATATTTTG GTGCTTGCTGAtgcaaaaaatgctgaaaatcatTGGTCCCGTCATGTGATAAAGTTTACTTGCCAATTGGAATatgttgcaaaaattgaatgccCTTCTTGGTTGGCAGAATGTACAATTTTAAGAGAACGTCTGAGTATTGCACATAATGATCATTTATATCTTTGTGTTTGTGGAGAG ATATTCTCTGGTATCTACGAACTGACTCCAATTGGACAATGGACTGAGTTGGAATATAAATTATCAGAAGCTTACATCGATATGCTAGCCTTTGCAACAATTGGACCAATTACTCAGCTTCTCGTTGTAGAAG GCCGTCGAAATTATGTTCTACTGGTTTCTGTACGGGAATCTCGAATTGTAGATAGAAAGCGAATGGCAATTTGTGAACGTCCTGGAGCTTTGGCAAAGGATGAAGCTG gTCGCCTATTCGTATCTAATCGGTTCTCTGCAAGTATCCAGTTAGTTGACACAATGCGTTGGGTATCAGAGAAAAATGTGGCCATTACTGAAGCTTTT gTCCGCCATTTCACAGCATGTTGGGGACTTTTGGCAAttccattgaaaaatgcagTTCGTCTCCAGAGATATTCTTTCCGTTCCCTTCGATAA
- the mdt-30 gene encoding Glutamine/asparagine-rich protein mdt-30 (Confirmed by transcript evidence) yields the protein MNPNQPPNYPPGNPNQPPPFPPTPYYPMYQAGMPMPYIPQSPQYPQPGPPGGPPPFMGIQIKQEPMWSQENRYGMQAGPSGMPGMPPSSHPYGYPPMHGMPPGMPQGMPPMMDPNMPDFSSPPMHHPTTSLLAQHLSSAPLPPAPPQQQSHLSQLLQQPTTYSTATNPHAAPTQTIARRPDNEARNAQLQEQELAARQQQQQEYMLQQHQQQQQNRAGQLQAEQAFANPPTVSIPPQTGHPPQQTSASSQQRAQETMAQQTEPQSHIRESPQKETNLEKYSTGELCLYGRELVNDLNVKTSYLSTILKKVMERKPLNQGENPNDLADQCKNALQRMSDIRQIIEKRREPTWKRMTGEDYIELMLDDSELKKPMDEERQKRRAELEQRFAIVISKTPPVEGHIWYQGKWISEELHKKYMQFEANKEIVKNLAAELKALAWKIDVTSPGHLKKVDQTKISKKKTDDQV from the exons ATGAATCCGAATCAACCCCCAAATTACCCGCCTGGCAACCCAAATCAACCTCCACCATTTCCACCTACACCATATTATCCAATGTATCAAGCTGGAATGCCGATGCCATACATTCCACAGTCTCCTCAATATCCTCAACCGGGGCCTCCAGGCGGTCCACCACCGTTTATGGGAATTCAAA TAAAACAAGAACCAATGTGGAGTCAAGAAAATCGATACGGAATGCAAGCAGGACCATCCGGAATGCCTGGGATGCCTCCTTCAAGTCATCCATATGGATATCCACCGATGCATGGGATGCCACCTGGAATGCCACAAGGAATGCCTCCAATGATGGATCC AAACATGCCCGATTTCTCGTCTCCACCAATGCATCATCCGACAACTTCTCTTCTTGCTCAACATCTTTCTTCTGCTCCACTTCCACCAGCTCCGCCACAACAACAATCCCATCTCAGTCAACTTCTTCAACAACCAACAACGTATTCTACAGCCACTAATCCTCATGCTGCACCAACTCAAACAATTGCTCGGAGACCGGATAATGAAGCAAGAAATGCTCAATTG CAGGAGCAAGAACTGGCTGCACggcaacaacaacagcaagAGTACATGCTTCAACAAcatcagcaacaacaacaaaacagAGCTGGACAACTTCAAGCCGAACAAGCCTTTGCGAATCCACCAACAGTTTCAATTCCACCACAAACTGGTCATCCACCACAACAAACATCTGCTTCTTCACAGCAAAGAGCCCAG GAGACGATGGCTCAGCAAACAGAACCACAATCACACATCCGTGAGTCGCCGCAAAAAGAAACTAATTTAGAAAAGTATTCAACGGGAGAATTGTGTTTATATGGAAGAGAGTTGGTTAATGATCTCAATGTCAA AACATCATATTTATCAACGATACTCAAAAAAGTAATGGAACGGAAGCCATTGAATCAAGGAGAAAATCCGAATGATTTGGCTGATCAGTGTAAAAACGCTTTGCAGAGAATGAGTGACATTCG acaaataattgaaaaacgcCGTGAACCCACATGGAAACGAATGACTGGTGAAGACTACATTGAATTGATGCTTGATGactcagaattgaaaaaaccgATGGATGAAGAACGACAGAAAAGAAGAGCAGAGCTGGAGCAAA GATTCGCGATTGTAATCTCTAAAACACCACCAGTAGAAGGACATATATGGTATCAGGGAAAATGGATTTCCGAAGAGCTTCACAAGAAATATATGCAGTTTGAGGCAAATAA AGAAATCGTTAAAAACTTGGCGGCTGAACTGAAAGCGTTGGCATGGAAAATCGATGTTACCAGTCCGGGACATTTGAAGAAAGTGGATCAGACGAAGATTTCTAAAAAGAAAACCGATGATCAAGTCTAG
- the F44B9.8 gene encoding putative replication factor C subunit 5 (Confirmed by transcript evidence) produces the protein MGSRTGSREEHSLQFLNLTKMTTTTASNLPWVEKYRPSKLDELVAHEQIVKTLTKFIENRTLPHLLFYGPPGTGKTTTVLAAARQMYSPTKMASMVLELNASDERGIDVVRNTIVNFAQTKGLQAFSTSSNTGTVPFKLVILDEADAMTKDAQNALRRVIEKYTDNVRFCIICNYLASIVPAIQSRCTRFRFAPLDQKLIVPRLEYIVETEQLKMTPDGKDALLIVSKGDMRTVINTLQSTAMSFDTVSENTVYQCIGQPTPKEMKEVVKTLLNDPSKKCMNTIQTKLFENGYALQDVITHLHDFVFTLDIPDEAMSAIITGLGEVEENLSTGCSNETQLAAVVAAFFEAKRLCVKEMKNLEIEDMEF, from the exons ATGGGCTCTAGAACCGGTTCTCGAGAAGAACATtctctgcaatttttgaat cTAACCAAAATGACTACAACAACAGCTTCAAATTTGCCATGGGTGGAGAAATATCGTCCAAGCAAGTTGGACGAACTTGTCGCACACGAGCAGATTGTAAAAACTT TGacgaaatttattgaaaaccgCACATTGCCTCATCTTCTTTTCTACGGACCACCTGGAACTGGAAAAACGACGACGGTGTTAGCAGCAGCGCGACAAATGTATTCCCCGACGAAAATGGCGTCAATGGTATTGGAATTGAACGCTTCAGATGAACGTGGAATTGATGTTGTGAG aaacaccATCGTAAACTTCGCACAAACAAAAGGACTTCAAGCATTTTCGACATCTTCCAACACAGGCACTGTGCCGTTTAAGCTTGTGATTCTTGACGAGGCTGATGCTATGACAAAGGATGCTCAGAATGCATTGAGAAG agtGATTGAAAAGTACACGGACAACGTTCGTTTCTGCATCATCTGCAACTACTTGGCATCAATCGTTCCAGCTATTCAATCCCGTTGTACTCGTTTCCGATTCGCTCCCTTAGATCAAAAACTGATTGTTCCCCGGTTGGAATACATTGTGGAGACGGAACAACTGAAAATGACTCCAGATGGAAAAGATGCACTTTTGATTGTTTCAAAAGGTGACATGAGAACTGTCATCAACACACTTCAAAGTACTGCAATGAGTTTCGatacagtttcagaaaatacagTTTACCAGTGTATTGGACAGCCGACACCGAAAGAAATGAAAGAAGTTGTGAAGACTCTACTGAATGATCCAtcgaaaaaatgtatgaataCAATTCAAACGAAATTGTTCGAGAACGGATATGCCCTTCAAGATGTCATCACTCATCTCCACGATTTTGTATTCACTTTGGACATCCCAGATGAAGCAATGTCAGCTATTATCACTGGATTAGGAGAAGTTGAGGAGAATTTGTCAACTGGATGTTCTAATGAAACACAGCTTGCAGCTGTTGTTGCAGCTTTTTTCGAGGCAAAACGTTTGTGTGTGAAAGAGATGAAGAACTTGGAAATTGAAGACATGGAATTTTAA
- the F44B9.9 gene encoding uncharacterized protein (Confirmed by transcript evidence): MRTYSKTELFCLLDMVIELFKKEKTLAEISPPVTIVGDIHGQFEDLVRLLNTRNSSENAKSKPIYGFSTKKWVFLGDYVDRGYKSLDCICLVFSLKICFPKQYILLRGNHETRAINFRYGFRVCSVVVLKIPAKPSFIRNNKRGLSVCFNEAAVNETCRLLNISLIVRGHQMMPAGFKFFADRKLCTIFSAPRYMNEIDNSGAVMKVASNGKISISIMKNPNFAMKMFLLQMKSHNSLDHRNMRLSKNSNNLPS, translated from the exons ATGAGAACTTACTCGAAGACGGAGCTTTTTTGTTTACTTGATATGGTTATTgaactatttaaaaaagagaaaacactCGCAGAAATTTCTCCGCCTGTGACAATTGTTGGAGATATTCACGGACAATTCGAAGATCTCGTGAGATTGTTGAATACTCGaaattcttcagaaaatgCCAAGAGTAAGCCGATCTATggattttccacgaaaaa ATGGGTTTTCCTTGGAGATTATGTGGATCGAGGCTATAAATCGTTAGACTGTATATGTCTAGTTTTCTCGCTAAAG ATATGCTTTCCCAAACAATACATTCTTTTGCGAGGAAATCACGAAACACGGGCaatcaatttcagatatgGATTTAGAGTTTGTTCAgttgttgttttgaaaat tccaGCAAAGCCAAGCTTCATTCGTAACAATAAGCGTGGACTTTCAGTATGTTTCAATGAAGCCGCTGTAAACGAAACCTGCCgtcttttgaatatttcattgATAGTTAGAGGACATCAG ATGATGCCAGCTGGGTTCAAGTTTTTCGCGGATCGAAAGCTTTGTACAATCTTCTCAGCTCCTAGATACATGAATGAAATCGAT AACAGCGGTGCCGTCATGAAAGTGGCGTCAAACGGGAAAATAAGCATTTCaatcatgaaaaatccaaacttTGCAATGAAAATGTTCCTCCTCCAGATGAAGTCACACAATT CCCTGGATCATCGGAATATGCGTCTCTCCAAGAACTCGAACAACTTGCCCAGCTAG